From Daphnia pulicaria isolate SC F1-1A chromosome 4, SC_F0-13Bv2, whole genome shotgun sequence, one genomic window encodes:
- the LOC124337752 gene encoding protein tyrosine phosphatase domain-containing protein 1-like: protein MAARSHMSMLFRQKSKVVSPGVAKNQNDVPADSTAASTLSKLPENAEKSATPPLVAQPSYTKLSEGLRKNTPASVICLAFCGGRKCRFDTSDRWTAEDMAVDGLYSHWITEDILAMARPNAQLIQKNDIVGQFIRLGIKTIINLQTAGEHSHCGPPLTSSGFSYLPESFMEKDIFYYNFGWKDYENGSLEGLLDAVKVLTFAVNQGKVAVHCHAGLGRTGVLLCCYLIYSQRLRSVEAIRHVRRKRPNTVQTSSQIMMIQEFEQFLINCFSVFSTSKADVKNSSAKHPFTLSHHLEDQKEVLHGYEARALRYIPKIIYVICERLLFLCRADPSPTLNFWLDESRPPFTRSFFCFLDDPKQLTYQVSGHERWDTLDDLRFKDGPNAPQMPVGQTNCGSFFSCDNTQVIFEEIVNSLLANPPTDFLAHPTVKDYCLTLDGRQSGWKRLSSERDPKILSRLLFYWLLHLKNPILTNEELSNIVVYADKPAICLSRFDLATRYTVEYLLRFIQRLCPTANNARFDLNRRLASLLTQQAVEIRGIYFPSDGRKRLGQGTLAQLLHFLNSAIELFVNEIVTISEESASSIQE from the exons ATGGCGGCAAGGAGCCATATGTCAATGTTGTTCCGCCAAAAATCCAAAGTTGTGTCTCCAGGTGTCGCGAAAAATCAGAACGACGTTCCAGCTGATTCCACGGCCGCCAGCACGCTTTCCAAACTTCCGGAGAACGCGGAGAAATCTGCCACACCTCCGTTGGTTGCCCAACCGAGTTACACCAAATTGTCGGAAGGTTTGCGCAAAAACACGCCGGCCAGCGTCATTTGTCTGGCCTTTTGCGGCGGAAGAAAATGCCGTTTCGACACGAGTGATCGCTGGACCGCGGAGGATATGGCCGTCGATGGACTTTACTCTCACTG GATCACCGAAGACATTTTGGCTATGGCCCGTCCGAACGCCCAACTTATTCAGAAAAACGATATCGTGGGCCAGTTCATACG ATTGGGAATCAAGACCATCATCAATTTACAGACGGCGGGCGAACATTCACACTGCGGTCCACCGTTGACCTCGTCGGGATTCTCCTATTTACCCGAAAGCTTCATGGAGAAAGACA TTTTCTACTACAATTTCGGATGGAAAGACTACGAAAACGGTTCGCTGGAGGGGTTACTGGATGCGGTAAAGGTCCTTACTTTTGCCGTTAATCAGGGCAAAGTGGCCGTTCACTGTCACGCAG GTTTGGGTCGGACTGGAGTGCTGCTCTGCTGTTACCTCATTTACAGCCAACGGTTGCGATCGGTTGAGGCCATTCGCCATGTTCGCCGGAAGCGCCCCAATACGGTTCAGACATCCAGTCAGATTATG ATGATTCAGGAATTCGAACAGTTCCTTATAAACTGCTTCAGCGTGTTTAGCACCag CAAGGCTGACGTCAAGAATTCTAGTGCCAAACACCCGTTCACTCTTTCGCATCACTTGGAGGACCAGAAAGAAGTTCTCCATGGCTACGAAGCCAGAGCTTTGCGCTACATTCCAAAG ATCATTTACGTGATATGCGAGCGATTGCTGTTTCTTTGCCGAGCCGATCCGTCCCCAACGCTCAACTTTTGGCTGGACGAAAGTCGACCGCCTTTTACTCGCTCCTTCTTCTGTTTTCTCGATGACCCCAAACAACTGACTTATCAAGTCAGCGGACACGAAC GATGGGATACTTTGGACGATCTGAGATTCAAAGACGGACCAAACGCACCACAAATGCCAGTCGGGCAAACGAATTGTGGTTCGTTCTTCAGCTGTGATAATACCCAG GTTATTTTCGAAGAGATAGTCAACAGTCTACTGGCTAACCCGCCAACAGATTTTTTGGCCCACCCAACAGTTAAAGATTACTGCTTAACGCTGGACGGGCGCCAATCAGGTTGGAAGAGGCTTTCATCCGAAAGAGATCCTAAAATCTTGAGCCGGCTACTCTTCTATTGGCTTCTGCACTTGAAAAATCCCATTTTAACCAACGAGGAATTGAGCAACATCGTCGTTTACGCAGACAAACCAGCAATCTGCCTATCTCGTTTCGATCTG GCGACCCGCTACACTGTCGAGTATCTACTACGATTCATCCAACGACTGTGTCCGACTGCAAATAACGCCCGTTTCGATCTGAATCGCCGACTGGCCAGCCTTCTGACGCAACAAGCGGTCGAGATTCGCGGAATCTATTTCCCAAGTGACGGGCGGAAGCGATTGGGTCAAGGAACGCTTGCACAGCTGCTGCATTTCCTCAATTCGGCTATCGAGTTATTTGTTAACGAAATTGTCACGATTTCGGAAGAATCGGCTAGTTCAATTCAAGAGTGA
- the LOC124337070 gene encoding developmentally-regulated GTP-binding protein 2-like isoform X1 — protein MGILEKISEIEKEIARTQKNKATEYHLGLLKAKLAKYRSQLLEPSKKAGEKGEGFDVLKSGDARVALIGFPSVGKSTLLSTLTKTQSEAASYEFTTLTCIPGVIEYKGANIQLLDLPGIIEGASQGKGRGKQVIAVARTADLVLMMLDATKGDVQKTLLQKELESVGIRLNTKKPNIYFKHKKGGGIAFNAVCPLTKVDEKLVQLILHEYKIFNAEVLFREDCSADDLIDVISDNRIYLSCLYVYNKIDQISLEEVNRIARQPHSLVVSCNMKLNLDYLLETLWEYLSFIRVYTKKPGQPPDFNDCLILRRGVSVEHVCHSIHRTLAQVLKYALVWGTSAKFNPQRVGSHHIVHDEDVIQIVKK, from the exons ATGGGAATTCTGGAAAAGATTTCCGAGATTGAAAAGGAGATTGCCCGTACTCAGAAAAACAAAG CTACCGAATATCACTTGGGGCTGCTGAAAGCGAAACTTGCAAAGTACCGTTCGCAACTATTGGAACCCTCCAAGAAAGCTGGAGAGAAAGGAGAAGGCTTTGATGTACTTAAGTCCGGAGATGCCAGGGTGGCATTAATTGGATTCCCATCTGTCGGCAAG TCCACCCTTCTTTCAACTCTAACCAAGACCCAAAGTGAAGCTGCATCATACGAGTTTACAACACTGACATGTATTCCTGGAGTCATCGAGTATAAAGGTGCCAATATCCAATTATTGGATCTCCCTGGAATCATTGAAGGGGCTTCTCAAGGAAAAGGCAGAGGAAAACAG GTTATTGCTGTTGCAAGGACAGCTGACTTGGTTTTGATGATGCTTGATGCTACCAAGGGAGATGTACAGAAAACCTTGTTGCAGAAAGAGTTGGAGAGTGTAGGAATCAGGTTGAAcaccaaaaaaccaaacatttaCTTCAAG CACAAAAAAGGTGGTGGTATTGCCTTCAATGCTGTTTGTCCATTAACCAAAGTGGATGAGAAACTGGTTCAGCTAATTCTTCATgaatacaaaattttcaatgctGAG GTTTTGTTCCGCGAAGACTGCTCTGCCGACGATCTGATTGATGTCATATCTGATAACCGGATCTATTTGTCGTGCCTTTACGTTTACAACAAGATCGATCAAATTTCGCTGGAAGAAGTTAATAGGATTGCACGACAGCCTCATTCTCTAGTGGTTTCCTGTAACATGAAGCTGAACCTCGATTACTTACTGGAGACTCTCTGGGAGTACTTGTCCTTTATTCGAGTTTACACCAAGAAACCTGGTCAGCCCCCCGATTTCAACGACTGCTTGATTTTGCGACGAGGCGTTTCTGTCGAACATGTTTGTCACTCGATCCATCGCACGCTGGCCCAAGTCTTGAAATACGCGCTTGTTTGG GGCACGAGCGCTAAATTCAATCCGCAAAGAGTTGGTTCACATCATATAGTGCACGATGAAGAT GTAATTCAAATtgtgaagaaatga
- the LOC124336906 gene encoding sodium- and chloride-dependent betaine transporter-like isoform X1, whose protein sequence is MVSVEGASAVEPAKIHNIPNLNNFSGTADDEEKLTAADPLIARPIVIVAPKQYLSPESVCQTAGFINSQNQQVVKFPSNVRFVVHPVAEDEIRKADVEPHGESRSCHLSAQSFTFSGGHSSADDINGHYSFWGSDPQAQLTVRSMASIGLGSSNGRKIHLRRVHTTGHDLVSPLLLSPNGEAIQPPWAFSTTTKNVSGMLDGPVDDGSSSDESYSDTRKNRHKQRSRHRHSARTDRHTGQTWGSKVEFLLACVGFAAGLSNIWRFPYTAFKSGGGAFLVPYCIMVFLCGIPMQILELAVGQYTREGPVEAMRNICPLFSGVGVGMVLFSMMLSCYYSVVMSWAMLYLGSSFSSQLPWTHCNNTWNTEFCHQGSLPFPSRPDDNVVGVQRLVAVEVVNISSLNRTTPGQEFFDRRILQMTNGVTDMGDIHWELTVCLLIAWVLLYATIRKSVRWSGKMVYVTATLPYFLLLALTGRALTLEGADDGLRYFFHPDWSILLSSEVWVNALAQAFMSMGIAYGCLMAFASYNRFHNPLIRDALCLSMLNSLTSLIAGIIVFAALGHTAYVQSLPIDQAATDGLSLSLVMYSTVVSQMPFPQFWSVFLFVMLIFIGLDTQFATVEVVQLTLHRFFKQFCNKKSGLMPDLVVIGMCMVCFVGALPYITQVHYFPGGIYLMHLTDYYIATVAVTLLALIVAFSTGVLYGAGRLARNIREMTAHSPSPILIICWAALTPLIILGVCVFHLCDLKGLDYNHGTYVFPEWTVALGWSVVAFILVPVPLFGIVAISQASGKSIIQKIGNSLKSQIAECPCCRRGVHGLKDTHSMVHLDEDALGSPQTAYTFAEFAAVAYPDDGLHTVTSVSSLPFTPSTLNSPLTPTVAVHYPSDEDLHRLSNSVESRQHPPTD, encoded by the exons ATGGTGTCCGTCGAAGGCGCATCAGCGGTGGAGCCCGCCAAGATCCACAACATTCCAAACCTGAACAATTTTTCTGGGACTGCTgacgatgaagaaaaattaacAGCAGCTGATCCTTTAATTGCTCGACCAATAGTTATTGTTGCTCCAAAGCAGTATCTTTCCCCAGAAAGTGTTTGTCAGACTGCTGGGTTCATCAACAGTCAGAATCAACAGGTGGTGAAGTTTCCCAGCAATGTTCGCTTTGTTGTTCATCCAGTAGCAGAGGACGAAATCAGAAAAGCAGATGTGGAACCCCATGGGGAAAGTAGAAGCTGCCACCTTTCGGCAcagtcttttacattttcagGTGGCCATTCATCTGCAGATGACATAAATGGACACTACA GTTTTTGGGGCTCTGATCCCCAAGCTCAGTTGACAGTCCGATCGATGGCTTCCATCGGCCTAGGCTCTTCAAATGGTAGGAAAATCCATTTGCGTAGAGTGCACACAACAGGGCACGATCTAGTTTCTCCTCTTTTGCTGTCTCCAAACGGCGAAGCCATCCAGCCTCCATGGGCATTTTCTACCACAAC GAAGAACGTGAGTGGGATGCTGGATGGGCCGGTGGACGACGGCTCCAGCAGCGACGAATCTTATTCTGACACTAGAAAAAACAGGCACAAACAAAGGAGCAGACATCGCCATAGTGCCCGGACAGATCGACACACTGGCCAGACATGGGGCTCAAAGGTAGAATTTCTGCTGGCCTGCGTTGGCTTTGCGGCGGGACTTAGCAATATCTGGCGATTCCCTTACACGGCGTTCAAAAGCGGAGGAG GGGCTTTTCTCGTTCCTTACTGCATTATG GTCTTCCTGTGCGGCATTCCAATGCAGATATTAGAGTTGGCAGTCGGCCAATACACACGTGAAGGTCCTGTGGAAGCGATGAGAAACATTTGCCCACTTTTCTCAG GTGTCGGCGTTGGGATGGTACTCTTTAGCATGATGCTCAGCTGCTACTATAGCGTGGTAATGTCATGGGCTATGCTTTACCTGGGATCCTCTTTCAGTTCCCAGCTACCTTGGACTCATTGCAATAACACCTGGAACACGGAATTCTGCCACCAAG GTTCGCTACCTTTTCCCTCACGTCCGGATGACAACGTCGTCGGGGTCCAACGGCTTGTGGCGGTTGAAGTTGTCAACATTTCGTCACTCAACCGGACAACCCCTGGGCAAGAATTTTTCGA TCGACGAATTTTGCAGATGACTAATGGAGTGACCGATATGGGTGATATCCATTGGGAATTGACAGTCTGCTTGCTTATCGCCTGGGTGTTGCTTTACGCCACCATTCGTAAAAGCGTCCGTTGGTCAG GGAAAATGGTCTACGTGACAGCTACTCTTCCGTACTTTTTGTTATTGGCTCTGACCGGCCGAGCGCTAACGCTGGAAGGAGCCGACGATGGATTGCGCTACTTCTTCCACCCGGATTGGTCAATCTTGCTCAGTTCTGAG GTTTGGGTGAATGCTCTGGCCCAGGCGTTCATGTCCATGGGAATCGCTTACGGATGTCTGATGGCGTTTGCCAGTTATAATCGTTTTCACAACCCATTGATTCGTGACGCACTCTGCTTGAGCATGCTCAATTCTTTGACGTCATTGATAGCTGGTATCATCGTCTTTGCTGCCCTTGGTCACACGGCCTATGTTCAGAGCCTACCAATCGATCAGGCCGCCACTGACG GTTTGAGCTTATCGCTGGTGATGTACTCGACGGTGGTTTCACAGATGCCCTTCCCACAATTCTGGagcgttttcctttttgtcatGCTCATTTTCATTGGTCTGGATACCCAG TTCGCCACAGTGGAAGTGGTCCAGCTGACGTTGCACCGTTTCTTCAAGCAATTTTGCAACAAGAAAAGCGGTTTGATGCCTGACCTCGTTGTCATTGGCATGTGTATGGTGTGCTTTGTCGGAGCCCTTCCTTACATCACACAGGTTCATTATTTTCCA GGGGGCATTTATTTGATGCATCTAACAGATTATTACATCGCCACTGTAGCCGTCACTTTACTAGCTCTGATTGTTGCATTTTCGACCGGAGTCCTCTACGGAGCCGGACGGCTGGCTCGTAACATTCGAGAAATGACAGCTCACAGTCCATCTCCCATCCTCATCATTTGCTGGGCGGCACTGACGCCTCTAATTATCTTG GGCGTGTGCGTTTTCCATCTCTGTGACCTTAAAGGCCTCGACTACAATCACGGCACGTACGTCTTTCCCGAATGGACAGTGGCGCTCGGTTGGTCCGTCGTGGCCTTTATTCTCGTACCTGTTCCGCTGTTTGGTATTGTTGCCATTTCTCAAGCCAGTGGAAAATCCATCATCCAG aaaatcggAAACTCGCTGAAGTCGCAGATTGCCGAATGTCCTTGTTGTCGTCGAGGCGTCCACGGGCTCAAGGATACCCATTCCATGGTCCACTTGGACGAAGATGCCCTGGGCAGCCCTCAAACTGCTTATACGTTCGCCGAGTTCGCCGCAGTTGCCTATCCGGATGATGGATTGCATACCGTCACTTCAGTGTCCTCGCTACCTTTTACGCCTTCCACTCTTAACTCGCCTCTCACACCTACCGTTGCCGTCCATTACCCATCAGATGAAGATTTGCATAGGCTAAGCAATTCAGTTGAAAGTAGGCAGCATCCTCCAACGGATTAG
- the LOC124337145 gene encoding phospholipase A2 hemilipin-like, translating to MRLAGAAVLLSLFQATFAIASNQTVASELLILDGHPRGRRAVLLNSDPHEPCRIYGHSDPIQVMENLPTGPTLRKITQDEWVTIAAECHEQMVALGLNQNLTAIDRHFIYPGTKWCGLGDVADDFDDIGRHETADKCCREHDHCHDYMSPGTCKYGLCNHSIFTKSHCDCDDKFRQCLLNAMNDKASMSVGFIFFSVSALSCYRQSPDCRNTFSRHSRRRGRHYRTSGMASSTDWCFVRPQRRPFKKPN from the exons ATGAGGCTTGCTGGGGCAGCCGTCTTGTTGTCACTTTTTCAAGCAACCTTCGCAATCGCTTCAAATCAAACAGTCGCTAGCGAACTATTAATACTTGATGGACATCCGCGAGGAAGACGAGCCGTGCTCTTGAACAGCGATCCCCACGAACCTTGTCGAATCTATGGCCACAG CGATCCAATCCAGGTTATGGAAAATCTCCCGACGGGTCCAACTCTGCGGAAGATTACTCAAGACGAATGGGTAACAATCGCTGCCGAATGTCACGAGCAGATGGTGGCATTAGGcctaaatcaaaatttgacTGCAATTGATCGACATTTTATCTATccag GGACGAAGTGGTGTGGATTAGGAGACGTGGCGGATGATTTTGACGATATCGGACGTCATGAAACAGCGGACAAGTGTTGCCGGGAGCACGACCATTGCCATGACTACATGTCACCAGGAACTTGTAAATACGGATTGTGCAACCATTCCATCTTCACGAA ATCTCATTGCGATTGTGACGACAAATTTCGACAGTGCTTGCTGAACGCGATGAATGACAAGGCTAGTATGTCGGTGggtttcatcttttttagTGTAAGTGCTTTAAGTTGTTATCGGCAAAGCCCTGATTGCAGGAATACATTTTCGAG acACTCAAGGCGAAGGGGACGGCACTATCGAACATCAGGTATGGCGAGCTCAACGGATTGGTGTTTCGTCCGGCCTCAACGGCGTCcgtttaaaaaaccaaat TAA
- the LOC124337319 gene encoding copper-metallothionein-like, which produces MFYSFIRYPSVELTTTRPAMPKECVRCQSGCTCGDDCKCAANCIKCPTASSQGETCKCSTPGGCTCGTNCQCGASCVCKASSCCK; this is translated from the exons ATGTTTTACAGCTTTATTCGATACCCTTCCGTCGAACTGACAACAACAAGACCAGCTATGCCTAAAGAGTGTGTTCGTTGTCAAA GTGGGTGCACATGCGGGGACGACTGCAAGTGTGCAGCCAACTGTATCAAATGTCCCACAGCTTCGTCACAAGGAGAGACTTGCAAATGCTCGACTCCAG GGGGTTGCACATGCGGTACCAATTGCCAGTGTGGAGCGAGTTGCGTTTGCAAAGCTTCGTCCTGCTGTAAATGA
- the LOC124336906 gene encoding sodium- and chloride-dependent betaine transporter-like isoform X2, with product MVSVEGASAVEPAKIHNIPNLNNFSGTADDEEKLTAADPLIARPIVIVAPKQYLSPESVCQTAGFINSQNQQVVKFPSNVRFVVHPVAEDEIRKADVEPHGESRSCHLSAQSFTFSGGHSSADDINGHYSFWGSDPQAQLTVRSMASIGLGSSNGRKIHLRRVHTTGHDLVSPLLLSPNGEAIQPPWAFSTTTKNVSGMLDGPVDDGSSSDESYSDTRKNRHKQRSRHRHSARTDRHTGQTWGSKVEFLLACVGFAAGLSNIWRFPYTAFKSGGGAFLVPYCIMVFLCGIPMQILELAVGQYTREGPVEAMRNICPLFSGVGVGMVLFSMMLSCYYSVVMSWAMLYLGSSFSSQLPWTHCNNTWNTEFCHQGSLPFPSRPDDNVVGVQRLVAVEVVNISSLNRTTPGQEFFDRRILQMTNGVTDMGDIHWELTVCLLIAWVLLYATIRKSVRWSGKMVYVTATLPYFLLLALTGRALTLEGADDGLRYFFHPDWSILLSSEVWVNALAQAFMSMGIAYGCLMAFASYNRFHNPLIRDALCLSMLNSLTSLIAGIIVFAALGHTAYVQSLPIDQAATDGLSLSLVMYSTVVSQMPFPQFWSVFLFVMLIFIGLDTQFATVEVVQLTLHRFFKQFCNKKSGLMPDLVVIGMCMVCFVGALPYITQGGIYLMHLTDYYIATVAVTLLALIVAFSTGVLYGAGRLARNIREMTAHSPSPILIICWAALTPLIILGVCVFHLCDLKGLDYNHGTYVFPEWTVALGWSVVAFILVPVPLFGIVAISQASGKSIIQKIGNSLKSQIAECPCCRRGVHGLKDTHSMVHLDEDALGSPQTAYTFAEFAAVAYPDDGLHTVTSVSSLPFTPSTLNSPLTPTVAVHYPSDEDLHRLSNSVESRQHPPTD from the exons ATGGTGTCCGTCGAAGGCGCATCAGCGGTGGAGCCCGCCAAGATCCACAACATTCCAAACCTGAACAATTTTTCTGGGACTGCTgacgatgaagaaaaattaacAGCAGCTGATCCTTTAATTGCTCGACCAATAGTTATTGTTGCTCCAAAGCAGTATCTTTCCCCAGAAAGTGTTTGTCAGACTGCTGGGTTCATCAACAGTCAGAATCAACAGGTGGTGAAGTTTCCCAGCAATGTTCGCTTTGTTGTTCATCCAGTAGCAGAGGACGAAATCAGAAAAGCAGATGTGGAACCCCATGGGGAAAGTAGAAGCTGCCACCTTTCGGCAcagtcttttacattttcagGTGGCCATTCATCTGCAGATGACATAAATGGACACTACA GTTTTTGGGGCTCTGATCCCCAAGCTCAGTTGACAGTCCGATCGATGGCTTCCATCGGCCTAGGCTCTTCAAATGGTAGGAAAATCCATTTGCGTAGAGTGCACACAACAGGGCACGATCTAGTTTCTCCTCTTTTGCTGTCTCCAAACGGCGAAGCCATCCAGCCTCCATGGGCATTTTCTACCACAAC GAAGAACGTGAGTGGGATGCTGGATGGGCCGGTGGACGACGGCTCCAGCAGCGACGAATCTTATTCTGACACTAGAAAAAACAGGCACAAACAAAGGAGCAGACATCGCCATAGTGCCCGGACAGATCGACACACTGGCCAGACATGGGGCTCAAAGGTAGAATTTCTGCTGGCCTGCGTTGGCTTTGCGGCGGGACTTAGCAATATCTGGCGATTCCCTTACACGGCGTTCAAAAGCGGAGGAG GGGCTTTTCTCGTTCCTTACTGCATTATG GTCTTCCTGTGCGGCATTCCAATGCAGATATTAGAGTTGGCAGTCGGCCAATACACACGTGAAGGTCCTGTGGAAGCGATGAGAAACATTTGCCCACTTTTCTCAG GTGTCGGCGTTGGGATGGTACTCTTTAGCATGATGCTCAGCTGCTACTATAGCGTGGTAATGTCATGGGCTATGCTTTACCTGGGATCCTCTTTCAGTTCCCAGCTACCTTGGACTCATTGCAATAACACCTGGAACACGGAATTCTGCCACCAAG GTTCGCTACCTTTTCCCTCACGTCCGGATGACAACGTCGTCGGGGTCCAACGGCTTGTGGCGGTTGAAGTTGTCAACATTTCGTCACTCAACCGGACAACCCCTGGGCAAGAATTTTTCGA TCGACGAATTTTGCAGATGACTAATGGAGTGACCGATATGGGTGATATCCATTGGGAATTGACAGTCTGCTTGCTTATCGCCTGGGTGTTGCTTTACGCCACCATTCGTAAAAGCGTCCGTTGGTCAG GGAAAATGGTCTACGTGACAGCTACTCTTCCGTACTTTTTGTTATTGGCTCTGACCGGCCGAGCGCTAACGCTGGAAGGAGCCGACGATGGATTGCGCTACTTCTTCCACCCGGATTGGTCAATCTTGCTCAGTTCTGAG GTTTGGGTGAATGCTCTGGCCCAGGCGTTCATGTCCATGGGAATCGCTTACGGATGTCTGATGGCGTTTGCCAGTTATAATCGTTTTCACAACCCATTGATTCGTGACGCACTCTGCTTGAGCATGCTCAATTCTTTGACGTCATTGATAGCTGGTATCATCGTCTTTGCTGCCCTTGGTCACACGGCCTATGTTCAGAGCCTACCAATCGATCAGGCCGCCACTGACG GTTTGAGCTTATCGCTGGTGATGTACTCGACGGTGGTTTCACAGATGCCCTTCCCACAATTCTGGagcgttttcctttttgtcatGCTCATTTTCATTGGTCTGGATACCCAG TTCGCCACAGTGGAAGTGGTCCAGCTGACGTTGCACCGTTTCTTCAAGCAATTTTGCAACAAGAAAAGCGGTTTGATGCCTGACCTCGTTGTCATTGGCATGTGTATGGTGTGCTTTGTCGGAGCCCTTCCTTACATCACACAG GGGGGCATTTATTTGATGCATCTAACAGATTATTACATCGCCACTGTAGCCGTCACTTTACTAGCTCTGATTGTTGCATTTTCGACCGGAGTCCTCTACGGAGCCGGACGGCTGGCTCGTAACATTCGAGAAATGACAGCTCACAGTCCATCTCCCATCCTCATCATTTGCTGGGCGGCACTGACGCCTCTAATTATCTTG GGCGTGTGCGTTTTCCATCTCTGTGACCTTAAAGGCCTCGACTACAATCACGGCACGTACGTCTTTCCCGAATGGACAGTGGCGCTCGGTTGGTCCGTCGTGGCCTTTATTCTCGTACCTGTTCCGCTGTTTGGTATTGTTGCCATTTCTCAAGCCAGTGGAAAATCCATCATCCAG aaaatcggAAACTCGCTGAAGTCGCAGATTGCCGAATGTCCTTGTTGTCGTCGAGGCGTCCACGGGCTCAAGGATACCCATTCCATGGTCCACTTGGACGAAGATGCCCTGGGCAGCCCTCAAACTGCTTATACGTTCGCCGAGTTCGCCGCAGTTGCCTATCCGGATGATGGATTGCATACCGTCACTTCAGTGTCCTCGCTACCTTTTACGCCTTCCACTCTTAACTCGCCTCTCACACCTACCGTTGCCGTCCATTACCCATCAGATGAAGATTTGCATAGGCTAAGCAATTCAGTTGAAAGTAGGCAGCATCCTCCAACGGATTAG